A window of Deltaproteobacteria bacterium genomic DNA:
CGATGCGCTTCAATGGTCATGGCGTTATAGCCCGGTCGCTTTCGCTGTGCTTACGCTTACGGGCGGGACGGTCCGGTCGCCGCGCCGGTCGCCGGGTGCCGGGCGGCAGGAAGGAGAAGCACATGGCCAAGCTGAAGTACCGGACGATCTCCAAGCGAACGGTGGATGCGCTGCCGGTGGAGGACCGGGAGGCGGTGTTCTGGGACGACAAGCTCCCGGGGTTCGGGGTGAGGGTGTATCCGTCGGGGTCCAAGGTGTACGTGGTGCAGACCCGGCACCGGAGTAAGTCGAGGCGGGTGACGCTCGGGCGGCACGGGGTGCTCACCGCGGACGGAGCGCGGCGCGAGGCGGCGCTGGCGATCTCGCGGATCAAGAGCGGGCAGGAGCCGGTGGAGAAGGCGCCGGGGACGGTGACTGTGGCGGAGCTTGCCGCGCGCTATCTCAGGGAGCACGTGGAGGTGCGCTGCAAGGAGAGCACGCAGAGGATGTACCGGAGCGTGGTGGAGCGGTTCATCGTGCCGGCCTACGGCCATGTGGCGGTGGAGGAGGTGGAGCAGCAGCATATCGCGAAGCTGCATTTCGAGCTTCGGGGCATTCCGTACCAGGCGAACCGCGCGCTGGAGATCGGGGTGAAGCTGTTCAACCTGGCGGAGGAGTGGCGGCTGCGCACGGGGGGCAACCCGTGCAGGTTCGTGCGCAAGTACCGGGAGACGAAGCGCGAGCGGTTTCTGACCGACGCGGAGTTCCGGCGCCTGGGGGAAGTGCTGGAGGAGATGGAGGCGGAGGGGCGTTTGCCTGCGCACCCCGCTGCGGCGATCCGGCTGCTGATGCTGACGGGGTGCCGGCGGAACGAGATCGTGGAGCTTGAGTGGAAGGACGTGGACCTCGGGGCGGGAGAGCTTCGGCTGCGGGATTCGAAGAGCGGGGCGCGGCTGGTGCCGCTGTCGCCCGCGGCGGCGCGGGTGCTGGCGGAGTTGCCGCGGGTGGAGGGCAACCCGTGGGTGATACCGGGAACGAAGCGTGGGCGTCATCTGGCGGACCTGAACCACTACTGGGAGCGGGTGCGGGAGCGGGCGGAGCTTGAGGAGGTGCGGCTTCATGACCTCAGGCACAGCTTCGCCTCGCGGGCGCTGGCTCTGGGCGAGAGCCTGTCGATGATCGGGAAGCTGTTGGGACACAACAAGATCGATACGACCTCGCGCTACGCGCACTTGGCGCGGGATTCGATCAAGGCGTCGTCGGCGCGGGTCGCGGACAGCATCGGAGCGGACATACTGACAAGGGAGGCTCGCCGGCGAGAGCAGGCTGAGGAGGGGGCTGCCGCCCGTGGTTGAAACGGCGGGAAGCGGGGCGGGAGCGGGACTCCGGCCGCAGGCGCGTGGATGGCCGCGCGCAACAGGGGAACGGTCCAGCCGTGTGTTCCGCCGCGGCCTTGCCGGGGGCTCGTTGCCTTGCCATCATGAAGGATTATTTCCCGGAAGGAGGAGGTGACTTGGTTCGCATTTCCGGGCCCACCCACGCGCTCCGGCTACGCCGCTCCGGAACCCCCCGGCAAGAGCAGGCGGCGGGTGTGCCGCGCGATCATCAGGTCCTCGTCGGTGGAGATGACCCGCACGGTGCAGGGGCTCCGGGGGGTGGTGATGATGCCGGCGTGGGCCTGGTTGCGCTCGGAGTCGAGCTCGATGCCGAGGTGGGCGAGGCCTTGGCAAACCTGCTGCCGCACCGCGGCGGCGTGCTCGCCGATACCGCCCGTGAAAACCAGGGTGTCGAGGCCGTCCAGGACAGCGGCCAAGGCCCCGATGTGCTTGCGCGCCTGGTAGCAGAAGAGATCCACCGCCAGCGCCGCTTGCGGGTTGCGCTGGCGCGCATCCAGCAGGGTCTTCATGTCCGGACTTAGGCCGGAGACGGCCAGCAGCCCTGCCTCGCGGGTCACCAGCCGCTCGACGTCGTCGGGATCCCAGCGGCGCTCGCGCATCAGGTGGACGAGAACGCCGGGATCGAGGTCGCCGCTGCGTGTTCCCATCATGAAGCCCCCGGTCGGGGTGAAACCCATGGTCGTATCCACGGGCTCGCCGTCGCGCACCGCGGCCATGCTCGCGCCGTTTCCCAGATGGGCGATGACGACCCGGCCACTCGCGGCCTTCCCCAGCGCATCCAGGACGTACTCGTACGACAGCCCGTGGAAGCCGTAGCGCCGCACGCCCGCCTCCCACAGCGTGCCGGGCAATGCGAAGCGCTGCGCCAACTCGGGCATGCGCCGATGGAAGGCCGTGTCGAAGCACGCCACCTGGGGGAGATCGTGAAAACGCGCGGCCACGGCCTCGATGCCCGCCACCGAGCCGGGCAGATGCAGCGGCGCGAACGTCGCGAGATCGCGCAGGTCCGCCAGCAGCGCCCCGTCCACCCGCTCGGGAGCCGCGTGACGCGCGCCGCCGTGGACCACCCGGTGGCCGACGGCGGAAGGCTCCTGCAGGCGCAGCCGCGCGGTCGCGGCGAAGACCGCCTCCACCG
This region includes:
- a CDS encoding site-specific integrase yields the protein MAKLKYRTISKRTVDALPVEDREAVFWDDKLPGFGVRVYPSGSKVYVVQTRHRSKSRRVTLGRHGVLTADGARREAALAISRIKSGQEPVEKAPGTVTVAELAARYLREHVEVRCKESTQRMYRSVVERFIVPAYGHVAVEEVEQQHIAKLHFELRGIPYQANRALEIGVKLFNLAEEWRLRTGGNPCRFVRKYRETKRERFLTDAEFRRLGEVLEEMEAEGRLPAHPAAAIRLLMLTGCRRNEIVELEWKDVDLGAGELRLRDSKSGARLVPLSPAAARVLAELPRVEGNPWVIPGTKRGRHLADLNHYWERVRERAELEEVRLHDLRHSFASRALALGESLSMIGKLLGHNKIDTTSRYAHLARDSIKASSARVADSIGADILTREARRREQAEEGAAARG
- a CDS encoding acetate/propionate family kinase; translation: MNDEGQSILCLNSGSSSLKFALYGLEGAGEVLLGAGAVERIGLADAFLWVRGADKAQFLERKEDFPDHAAAVEAVFAATARLRLQEPSAVGHRVVHGGARHAAPERVDGALLADLRDLATFAPLHLPGSVAGIEAVAARFHDLPQVACFDTAFHRRMPELAQRFALPGTLWEAGVRRYGFHGLSYEYVLDALGKAASGRVVIAHLGNGASMAAVRDGEPVDTTMGFTPTGGFMMGTRSGDLDPGVLVHLMRERRWDPDDVERLVTREAGLLAVSGLSPDMKTLLDARQRNPQAALAVDLFCYQARKHIGALAAVLDGLDTLVFTGGIGEHAAAVRQQVCQGLAHLGIELDSERNQAHAGIITTPRSPCTVRVISTDEDLMIARHTRRLLLPGGSGAA